The DNA window CACCAAAATCGTATGGAGTTTTTGTCGATTTCCTCCAAAAACATCCGTTAAAAGTTGGTCACCAATTACAACAACTTCTTCTCTTTTCACAGACATGGTATTTAACGCCTGTAGGAAAGCTTTCCCGAGTGGTTTTCGAGCCTTGAAAATAAAAGGGATTCCAAGTGGGTCTGCGAATGATTTCACTCGCAATTCATTGTTATTGGAAACAATCGTCACTTGAATTCCCGCAGCTTTCATTCCAACAAACCATTCGATTAATTTAGGTGTTGCATCTGGGCGATCCCACTCCACTAATGTGTTATCCAGATCTGTAATAATCGCTGTAACGCCTTTCTCTTTTAACATTTCCGGCGTAATGTGAAAGACACTTCTTACAAATTCACTTGGTATAAAATTTGAATACAAAGATTAACACTCCAATTCGACGCATTTTCTCTAACGATTATAGCATAGTTGCTACGATCTCACCCATTCGCACAAAATTCCGAGGTTTTACATGACTCGAAAACTCGATACTATTCTCCTGAAACAGCATAACTACTGTAGAACCAAACGAGAAATAGCCAACTTCTTCACCTTTTTTCCACTCCTGCGAAGTATTCGTAAGTTCGATAGAATTGACAAACATTGCCCCTACTTTGATATGGAAACAGTGTTTTCCATTTGGCATATGAAGTTCTGTTAGCAAACGATAGTTCCCACTAATTGTTTCTTTCCCATATTGAAGTCCCCATTTATTGACTGGATAGGATTTTTTTCCGAGGACAAATTGACGCTTCACTTTGCCATCAACTGGTGCGTGAATACGGTGATATTCAGCTGGACTTAAATAGAGAATCATGTATTTCCCATTTTCATATTCTTTAGCTATTTTTTGTGATCCTAGCATATCATGTAGTGTATACGCTTTTCCTTTTACGAAAAAAATCCCTTCGGACGTAATATCGCCGAAAGTTTCAATCGTTGCATCTACGGGACTTATAACACTAGATGGCGAATCATCTAATGGTCTACTGTCCTCTTTCACTTCCCGAATAAAAAAATCATGCAATGTAGAAAAATCATCGACATGACGGATTACTTCTTGAGTTTTAATATTAAAATATTTAATATAAGAGGGTATAAATTTTTTACTCATTTTTGACTGTGAAAATGCTTTAATCATGGATGACGACCATTTCCCATTT is part of the Psychrobacillus sp. FSL H8-0483 genome and encodes:
- a CDS encoding YqeG family HAD IIIA-type phosphatase — its product is MLKEKGVTAIITDLDNTLVEWDRPDATPKLIEWFVGMKAAGIQVTIVSNNNELRVKSFADPLGIPFIFKARKPLGKAFLQALNTMSVKREEVVVIGDQLLTDVFGGNRQKLHTILVIPVAKSDGFVTKFNRMVERRIFSYLEKKGQVTWEEEA
- a CDS encoding phosphatidylserine decarboxylase; protein product: MREKLYQSMIELTNGKWSSSMIKAFSQSKMSKKFIPSYIKYFNIKTQEVIRHVDDFSTLHDFFIREVKEDSRPLDDSPSSVISPVDATIETFGDITSEGIFFVKGKAYTLHDMLGSQKIAKEYENGKYMILYLSPAEYHRIHAPVDGKVKRQFVLGKKSYPVNKWGLQYGKETISGNYRLLTELHMPNGKHCFHIKVGAMFVNSIELTNTSQEWKKGEEVGYFSFGSTVVMLFQENSIEFSSHVKPRNFVRMGEIVATML